A window of the Polyodon spathula isolate WHYD16114869_AA chromosome 50, ASM1765450v1, whole genome shotgun sequence genome harbors these coding sequences:
- the LOC121306763 gene encoding CD276 antigen-like isoform X3, whose protein sequence is MQTERAKRMDSAGEEASLNSPELPWNQLYLKRRTESRIQLRRRVCFSGPAAAAVTGVLAILILAAGRVSGSEFVTVPSSVKCTEGQDCILSCTFNHTAGGRDEQSGVIWRRAETHDIVHRYHDNRDRLADQPLQYVSRTSLFDSELQRGNASLLLRRVRMGDSGNYSCSVSISGRFQSGQTELSVVPADNTTALYVPAKPTTAPDYVVYLWVLGILGLGPIGFIIYKMRRGCSNFWQNMKCARCHCWNSNNARSRPSQQMEMEKLSAGCTEL, encoded by the coding sequence GCTCTATTTGAAGAGAAGGACCGAGTCCAGGATCCAGTTAAGGAGGAGAGTGTGCTTCTctggccctgctgctgctgctgttaccgGGGTATTGGCAATCCTCATACTGGCTGCTGGCAGGGTCAGCGGCAGTGAGTTTGTGACAGTCCCGAGCTCAGTGAAGTGTACTGAGGGGCAGGACTGTATCCTGAGCTGCACCTTCAACCACACAGCTGGAGGCAGGGATGAGCAGTCAGGTGTGATCTGGAGAAGAGCAGAAACACATGACATCGTTCACAGGTACCATGACAACAGGGACCGGCTTGCCGATCAGCCCCTTCAGTATGTGAGCAGGACCAGCCTGTTTGATTCTGAGCTGCAGCGCGGGAACGCTTCACTGCTGCTGAGGAGAGTCAGGATGGGAGACTCTGGAAATTACAGCTGCTCAGTTTCTATATCTGGGAGGTTTCAGTCAGGCCAGACTGAGTTGTCAGTGGTACCAGCTGACAACACAACAGCACTGTATGTTCCAGCTAAACCCACAACAGCGCCAGACTATGTGGTCTACTTGTGGGTTTTAGGTATACTTGGGTTGGGTCCCATTGGATTCATCATTTATAAAATGAGAAGAGGCTGTTCTAACTTCTGGCAGAATATGAAATGTGCACGTTGTCATTGCTGGAACTCCAACAATGCTCGGAGCCGTCCATCACAGCAGATGGAGATGGAGAAATTGTCAGCTGGGTGTACTGAACTGTAG